A single Candidatus Zymogenus saltonus DNA region contains:
- a CDS encoding glycosyltransferase: MEYASFLDLLLIVLTVLLFVNVIMNKMRIKEPEENLGRDALPSVSVLIPTRNEAKNIKACLNALAAQDHPRFEVIVVDDASTDKTLQLANEIASRNDRFRLARGREIAPHWIGKPYASFQAAQVSRGKYLLFMDADVVLNRKALSMMVSAAKKRSAGIVSMIPFQTKEGFIEGILAPFKYFHLFLLFPSYAMDWPWEPLAAYAHGQCMMIEREAYKKIGGHSSGSESIREGVALARAMKKKGGKIRLLSGASLAKAKVHGKPPELWEGLTRYLYSMANRSIIASMLLALLYFAIFVYPAIKILVLPFTADFSGLQLIAPIVQILLGIIMFVTAVGNFGLTFGEAIFLPLGALIWVGMFIRAMLVVMSKQGIVWKDRTIHLS; the protein is encoded by the coding sequence ATGGAATATGCATCATTTTTGGATTTATTACTCATTGTCTTGACCGTATTGCTCTTCGTAAACGTCATAATGAATAAGATGAGGATTAAGGAGCCCGAGGAAAACCTCGGGAGGGACGCCTTGCCCTCGGTCTCGGTCCTTATCCCGACGAGGAACGAGGCAAAAAATATAAAGGCGTGTCTCAACGCACTGGCGGCCCAGGATCACCCCCGATTCGAGGTAATCGTCGTGGACGACGCCTCCACCGATAAAACCCTCCAGCTGGCAAACGAGATCGCCTCAAGGAATGACCGATTCAGGCTGGCACGGGGGAGGGAGATCGCCCCCCACTGGATTGGAAAGCCTTACGCCTCCTTTCAGGCTGCCCAGGTCTCCCGGGGGAAATACCTCCTCTTCATGGACGCGGACGTGGTCTTGAACAGGAAGGCGCTGTCGATGATGGTGTCCGCGGCGAAAAAGAGGAGCGCTGGGATAGTCTCTATGATCCCCTTTCAGACAAAAGAAGGATTTATCGAGGGAATTTTAGCGCCCTTTAAATATTTTCACCTCTTTCTGCTCTTTCCCTCCTACGCCATGGATTGGCCCTGGGAGCCCCTTGCCGCCTACGCCCACGGACAGTGCATGATGATAGAAAGGGAGGCATACAAGAAGATAGGCGGGCATAGCTCCGGGAGCGAGAGTATAAGGGAAGGAGTGGCGCTGGCCAGGGCCATGAAGAAAAAAGGGGGGAAGATACGCCTCCTCTCCGGGGCATCCCTGGCGAAGGCGAAGGTTCACGGCAAGCCACCCGAGCTCTGGGAGGGGCTTACCAGATACCTGTACTCGATGGCGAACAGATCGATCATCGCGTCGATGCTCCTTGCCCTTCTCTATTTCGCCATTTTCGTCTATCCGGCAATTAAAATCCTGGTGCTCCCCTTCACGGCGGATTTTTCGGGGCTCCAGCTTATCGCCCCGATAGTACAAATACTGCTCGGAATCATCATGTTTGTGACCGCCGTGGGCAACTTCGGACTGACCTTCGGCGAGGCAATATTTCTACCACTGGGAGCCCTCATCTGGGTCGGGATGTTCATAAGGGCGATGCTCGTTGTGATGAGCAAGCAGGGGATAGTCTGGAAGGACAGGACGATTCACCTGTCGTAA
- a CDS encoding aromatic ring hydroxylase, with protein sequence MRTKDEYFEDLKGLKPNIYIGGEVVGRDDPRIQPGKNIIALTFDAQEDSERKELVTATSHLDGANINRFTHVHRGMEDLLAKQKMTRILCRDCGSCIQRCMGVDAINALSAVTYDCDKDRGTEYNGRFLEFLKRFQKGNMVGCCAQSDVKGDRTKRPHQQTDPDLYLRIVERKKDGIVVRGAKAHNTMAPYAEEIIAIPTRFLTPEETDWAVAFAVPADTPGVRLLTRVTSVRPRRPEIDAPYVRLGAADSLTVFDDVFVPNERVFLCGETEYGGRLALLFALFHRHSYTGCKPAVTDIMMGAAALVSEYNGIERSTHVRDKLAELVSVAELTYSAGIAAAVESTKHPSGTQIPNVVYCNVGRRHAGLNIYHEYETVCDLAGGLPATLPYDEEFLSPEVGHLLKKYIKRKDDVSAEDQYRCFRFISDVSVSALGGVLQYAGVHGGGSPVMENIAIMGTYDIEEKKRLVKKLAGIAQ encoded by the coding sequence ATGAGAACCAAGGATGAATATTTCGAGGATCTAAAGGGGCTGAAACCGAATATCTATATCGGCGGTGAGGTCGTCGGCCGCGACGATCCGAGGATCCAGCCGGGCAAAAACATAATAGCCCTGACCTTCGATGCCCAGGAAGATTCGGAGAGAAAGGAGCTCGTCACCGCCACATCCCACCTAGACGGGGCGAATATAAACCGGTTCACCCACGTACACCGGGGCATGGAAGACCTTCTGGCGAAGCAGAAGATGACGAGAATCCTCTGCCGGGACTGCGGAAGCTGTATCCAGCGCTGCATGGGGGTAGACGCGATAAACGCCCTTTCCGCCGTCACCTACGACTGTGACAAGGACAGGGGAACGGAGTACAACGGACGTTTCCTGGAGTTTCTGAAGAGATTTCAGAAGGGCAACATGGTAGGCTGCTGCGCCCAGAGCGACGTCAAGGGAGACAGAACGAAAAGGCCGCATCAACAGACCGACCCCGACCTTTATTTGAGGATTGTGGAGCGGAAAAAGGACGGGATCGTGGTGAGAGGGGCCAAGGCCCACAACACGATGGCGCCCTACGCGGAGGAGATAATCGCGATCCCAACGCGGTTTTTGACCCCGGAAGAGACCGACTGGGCCGTGGCCTTCGCAGTCCCCGCGGACACCCCGGGGGTAAGGCTCCTGACGAGGGTGACCTCAGTAAGGCCGAGGAGACCGGAGATAGACGCCCCGTACGTGAGACTGGGGGCGGCCGATTCATTGACTGTCTTCGATGACGTCTTCGTGCCGAACGAGAGGGTCTTTCTCTGCGGGGAGACCGAGTACGGCGGAAGGCTCGCACTCCTCTTCGCCCTATTTCACAGGCACAGCTACACCGGCTGCAAGCCGGCCGTGACCGATATCATGATGGGTGCGGCGGCCCTGGTCAGCGAATACAACGGCATAGAGAGGTCGACTCACGTCAGGGATAAATTGGCCGAGCTGGTGAGCGTTGCGGAGCTCACGTATTCGGCGGGGATAGCCGCGGCGGTGGAGAGCACGAAGCACCCCTCTGGGACGCAGATACCGAACGTGGTCTACTGCAACGTAGGGAGGCGTCACGCGGGGCTCAACATCTATCACGAATACGAGACCGTCTGCGACCTCGCCGGGGGGCTTCCCGCAACCCTCCCCTACGACGAAGAGTTTTTGAGCCCGGAGGTGGGACACCTCCTGAAGAAGTATATCAAGAGGAAGGACGATGTATCGGCGGAAGACCAGTATAGATGCTTCAGGTTCATCTCCGACGTGAGCGTCTCCGCCCTGGGGGGCGTTCTGCAGTACGCCGGGGTGCACGGCGGAGGCTCCCCGGTGATGGAGAACATCGCCATCATGGGGACGTACGACATCGAGGAGAAGAAGCGGCTGGTCAAAAAGCTTGCGGGGATAGCTCAATAA
- a CDS encoding ABC transporter ATP-binding protein, with product MKAISAAGLFKDYPRVRALSNLGLHVEEGEIFGFLGPNGAGKTTFVKIILGLVFPTAGDVSVFGLPVGGKKMRRKIGYLPENMRLHGFLKGHEFLDLAGRLYGLSSSERKEGIDKYLDVMGLAEAADRPLREYSKGMLQRIGIAQALIHNPELLLLDEPTSGLDPIGTKEVRDIILEEKKKGKTVFINSHLLSEIERTCNRVAILNKGKLVKTGTLGELSENVPTILVEVEEGSQKLLKGLEKVSKSVRVDGNKYHLTPKDKNTKAAIPEIIVKAEARLVTISEERESLEDIFYRVVKQEGGN from the coding sequence ATGAAAGCAATCAGCGCCGCAGGTCTTTTCAAGGACTACCCAAGGGTAAGGGCGTTATCGAATCTCGGTCTTCATGTTGAAGAGGGAGAGATATTCGGATTTCTCGGGCCCAACGGGGCCGGTAAGACCACGTTCGTAAAGATAATTCTGGGACTTGTATTCCCCACCGCCGGGGACGTCTCTGTTTTCGGTCTCCCCGTCGGGGGAAAGAAGATGAGGAGGAAGATCGGGTACCTTCCCGAGAACATGAGGCTTCACGGCTTCCTGAAGGGACACGAGTTTCTCGACCTTGCGGGAAGGCTGTACGGATTATCTTCGTCCGAGCGGAAAGAGGGGATAGATAAATACCTCGATGTCATGGGTCTTGCCGAGGCCGCCGATAGGCCGCTGAGGGAATATTCCAAGGGAATGCTTCAGCGGATAGGGATAGCCCAGGCCCTCATTCACAACCCGGAACTCCTTCTTCTGGACGAGCCCACCTCCGGTCTCGATCCAATAGGGACGAAAGAGGTTAGGGACATAATCTTGGAAGAGAAGAAGAAGGGCAAGACAGTTTTTATAAATTCCCACCTCCTCTCCGAGATTGAGCGAACCTGCAACAGAGTGGCGATCCTGAACAAGGGGAAGCTTGTCAAAACCGGAACTTTGGGCGAGCTTTCCGAAAACGTCCCCACGATTCTGGTCGAAGTGGAGGAGGGATCGCAAAAACTCCTGAAGGGATTGGAAAAGGTCTCCAAGAGTGTAAGGGTCGATGGCAATAAATACCACCTGACTCCCAAGGACAAAAACACCAAGGCCGCAATCCCCGAGATAATCGTCAAAGCGGAGGCCAGGCTGGTTACCATCTCCGAGGAGAGGGAATCGCTTGAGGATATTTTCTATCGTGTAGTAAAACAGGAGGGGGGAAATTGA
- a CDS encoding cyclic nucleotide-binding domain-containing protein, with amino-acid sequence MEAEILKSIYLFEDLNDEELTKVAGIVSEEKFPKDHALFKEGDKGDKFYIIRTGSVRVSQAIGGAGEEALTILEKGEYFGEMALIDDAPRSADLIVHEDTELLVISKKDFDDLLFFDKDIAYKILWAFVRTFSSRLRETNEKIKAFLHMAGNF; translated from the coding sequence ATGGAAGCAGAGATTCTTAAGAGTATTTATCTGTTTGAAGACCTTAACGACGAAGAGCTCACAAAGGTTGCAGGGATAGTGTCGGAGGAAAAATTCCCGAAGGACCACGCCCTGTTTAAGGAAGGGGACAAGGGTGATAAATTCTATATCATACGCACCGGTTCCGTCAGGGTGAGCCAGGCCATAGGCGGGGCAGGAGAGGAGGCGTTGACAATCCTCGAAAAGGGGGAGTACTTCGGTGAGATGGCCCTTATAGATGACGCCCCGAGGTCCGCCGATCTGATAGTACACGAAGATACCGAGCTTCTCGTGATTTCGAAGAAGGACTTCGACGACCTCCTCTTTTTTGACAAGGACATAGCGTACAAGATTTTGTGGGCCTTTGTAAGAACCTTTTCCTCACGTCTGAGGGAGACCAACGAGAAGATCAAGGCCTTTCTTCACATGGCAGGGAATTTTTAA
- a CDS encoding ABC transporter permease: MKQILAIAGNTIKEGLRNKLFYILLGIALLFLLLARGCMSGDMQIQSRQLTPNEVAAFGTVMGFHVIIFWGLTLAGLLSMGALLGDIETGVITVFISKPISRFQYLMGKFIGVSAVVLLNMAILGTGFFLLAYLKAGTWPFELFIALGIFTLNIFMLISFIFLVSLATARIIAMVFGIVGYVFSIGIDIPFYFDAIRKGMEESGSNVTLIIVKVLYFAFPQWGSTQFYAASFVGDLFGNSVMSFWPVIHTLVYTMLFWLLMVLFFGRKEF, from the coding sequence TTGAAACAGATACTCGCTATTGCAGGCAACACTATCAAGGAAGGATTGAGAAACAAGCTGTTCTATATCCTCCTCGGCATCGCTCTCCTCTTTCTGCTGTTGGCCCGTGGGTGTATGTCCGGTGATATGCAGATCCAATCTAGGCAGCTCACCCCTAATGAGGTTGCGGCCTTTGGAACCGTAATGGGCTTTCACGTTATAATTTTTTGGGGACTCACCCTGGCGGGGCTTCTCTCCATGGGGGCGCTTTTGGGGGATATCGAGACGGGCGTAATTACGGTCTTCATCTCTAAGCCGATCTCCCGCTTCCAGTATCTCATGGGAAAATTTATAGGCGTATCGGCCGTTGTTCTCCTCAACATGGCTATACTGGGAACGGGATTTTTCCTCCTGGCCTACCTGAAGGCGGGGACCTGGCCGTTCGAGCTGTTTATCGCCCTCGGGATATTTACCCTGAATATCTTTATGCTGATCTCCTTCATATTCCTCGTCTCTCTTGCCACGGCAAGGATTATCGCCATGGTATTCGGGATTGTTGGCTACGTCTTCAGCATAGGGATTGACATCCCGTTTTATTTCGATGCCATCAGAAAAGGTATGGAGGAATCCGGTTCGAATGTCACGCTGATTATCGTTAAAGTACTTTACTTCGCCTTTCCCCAGTGGGGCTCGACGCAGTTTTACGCCGCGTCCTTCGTTGGCGATTTATTCGGAAATTCCGTAATGTCATTCTGGCCGGTGATTCACACCCTTGTATACAC